A stretch of the Arachis stenosperma cultivar V10309 chromosome 6, arast.V10309.gnm1.PFL2, whole genome shotgun sequence genome encodes the following:
- the LOC130936592 gene encoding uncharacterized protein LOC130936592 codes for MKTRIMAFLAVPLLICLLSLPTTSSRVPGFLYTRTTGRCTARYWSGKREAWPRMVPETSTVRKVFGSRVYERYRSDLTLVEATMRNDEEDNPFGGLLKEGTAALLNSYAREGFPYRPWQVKTLLIQALVSEAAASSQANQFSLANHACS; via the exons ATGAAGACAAGAATAATGGCCTTCCTCGCAGTCCCTCTTCTCATTTGTCTCCTTTCATTGCCTACTACTTCTTCCCGCGTCCCTGGCTTTCTGTACACCCGCACCACCGGAAGATGCACTGCACG GTATTGGAGTGGGAAGAGAGAGGCGTGGCCTAGGATGGTCCCGGAGACATCAACGGTGAGAAAGGTGTTCGGGTCGAGGGTGTACGAACGGTACAGATCGGATCTGACGCTGGTGGAAGCGACGATGAGGAACGACGAGGAAGATAACCCCTTCGGAGGGTTATTGAAGGAAGGTACTGCGGCACTTTTGAACTCTTACGCGAGGGAAGGTTTTCCTTACCGTCCTTGGCAGGTCAAGACTCTTCTCATTCAAGCTTTGGTATCTGAAGCCGCAGCTTCTTCCCAAGCCAACCAATTCTCCCTCGCTAACCACGCTTGCTCCTAA
- the LOC130932427 gene encoding 11S globulin-like — protein MGKPVIKPLVVLLLSLILVSECAAIRSQKRRMGQRVQLSLEECGDLEAIEPDYYRIEAEGGVTESWNHTNKMLRCAGVALVRRTVKPGGLVLPSYTNAPQLMYYVQGSGIQGMTIFPSCPESFEEPEEAGQEYREQHQKVHEIRGGDIIAIPPGIGYWFYNNGDVPLVVVILLHTNNVANQLGTLPRRFYIAGNTEDEHGEGGREKSISGRNVFSGINVNLLAQVFGVRVETARKIQGPDDKRKNIVMVEGGLDVVRPEPGSRANANGLEETICTLRVREAVGSAARADIYVPHAGRIATLNSIKLPILADLQLSAERGVLYKYGVYVPHWNLNAHSVMYVTGGRGRVQVGDNKGKNVFDNVMEEGQVVVIPQNFVAVMHAGEEGFEWIAFKTGENAMINTLIGESSAIRVLPVDVVANMYQVSREDAQRIKEARDQAILFTLPPLEEEETDGMAKA, from the exons ATGGGCAAGCCAGTTATTAAGCCTTTGGTGGTGCTCTTGCTTTCACTTATCTTGGTGAGCGAGTGCGCGGCGATTCGTAGTCAGAAAAGGCGAATGGGGCAGCGAGTGCAGTTAAGTTTGGAAGAATGTGGTGACCTGGAAGCCATTGAACCGGATTATTACCGCATTGAAGCAgaaggtggtgtgacagagtCGTGGAACCACACCAACAAGATGCTCCGCTGCGCCGGCGTCGCACTCGTTCGCCGTACCGTTAAACCCGGTGGCCTCGTCTTGCCATCCTACACTAATGCTCCACAGCTTATGTACTATGTCCAAG GAAGTGGCATTCAGGGGATGACGATATTTCCTTCATGTCCCGAGTCATTTGAAGAACCCGAAGAAGCGGGTCAAGAATACAGAGAGCAGCATCAGAAGGTGCATGAAATCAGAGGAGGCGATATCATAGCCATACCTCCAGGAATAGGTTACTGGTTCTACAACAACGGTGATGTTCCCCTTGTTGTCGTTATCCTCCTTCACACTAATAACGTCGCTAATCAGCTAGGCACACTCCCAAGA AGATTCTACATTGCTGGGAATACGGAAGATGAACATGGAGAGGGCGGAAGAGAGAAAAGCATTAGCGGAAGGAACGTGTTCAGCGGAATCAACGTGAATTTGTTGGCCCAGGTGTTTGGTGTGAGGGTAGAGACGGCGAGGAAGATACAAGGCCCTGATGATAAGAGAAAGAACATAGTCATGGTGGAGGGAGGTCTTGATGTTGTTAGGCCCGAGCCAGGCTCACGGGCCAACGCTAACGGCCTTGAGGAGACTATATGTACCCTCAGGGTCCGAGAGGCTGTCGGCAGTGCTGCACGTGCAGATATCTATGTGCCGCATGCCGGTCGGATCGCCACTCTTAACAGCATCAAGCTCCCTATTCTCGCTGATCTCCAACTCAGTGCTGAGAGAGGCGTTCTTTACAAG TATGGTGTTTATGTTCCACATTGGAACCTGAACGCCCACAGCGTAATGTACGTGACGGGAGGGCGTGGTCGAGTTCAGGTGGGGGATAACAAAGGGAAGAATGTTTTCGACAACGTGATGGAAGAGGGTCAAGTTGTAGTCATCCCCCAGAACTTTGTGGCGGTGATGCATGCTGGGGAAGAAGGGTTCGAGTGGATAGCATTCAAAACAGGGGAGAACGCCATGATCAACACCTTGATCGGAGAATCATCGGCCATCAGGGTGCTGCCAGTCGACGTGGTTGCAAACATGTATCAAGTGAGCAGAGAAGACGCTCAGAGGATCAAAGAGGCAAGAGATCAGGCAATCTTGTTTACCTTGCCTCCTCTTGAGGAGGAGGAGACAGATGGAATGGCTAAGGCTTAG